A window from Populus trichocarpa isolate Nisqually-1 chromosome 3, P.trichocarpa_v4.1, whole genome shotgun sequence encodes these proteins:
- the LOC7465350 gene encoding uncharacterized protein LOC7465350: MSSSFLPSTSFATQRRTSQKLGNPKSAGPLDPCITPAPNPRPIFQFLAFGLIIFLALLQLLPATHFRDPFDPFRNWAPLHSNPSSPLREFRDARNGDGGGDDGMVHVVSWMDCLDLRALAVLANSTLSSSSHPDLVFFHFFIPGGNEDKVSFYKLKVLFPHSNLEIHGQEQVKEIMRTVFSGGQYAEPSYEEIVPFIIPTVHNFLRKFIYVSANVIMKARVEELIGVDLNNYAIATAEDCSRRLKNYVNLDVLDAIQRSASKAWVSETPYAKDFCLPDFSVLVINARKLEKDFVEIVLWWSKALNLRERTNKKNVAVALALYNSYLKLSSSWLVKDFSSSQVNNSMIIHYDGPKTSCKESINGTASEYSHGNVWTRYLPSTSDRILGS, translated from the exons ATGTCTTCCTCGTTCTTGCCATCGACATCTTTTGCAACTCAAAGAAGAACATCCCAGAAATTAGGAAACCCAAAATCTGCCGGACCCCTTGATCCGTGTATAACTCCTGCTCCAAATCCCAGACCCATCTTTCAGTTTCTAGCTTTTGGATTGATTATATTCCTCGCCTTGCTTCAGTTACTACCTGCCACTCATTTTCGAGACCCATTCGACCCTTTTAGAAACTGGGCTCCTCTCCATTCTAATCCTTCTTCTCCA tTGAGAGAGTTTAGGGATGCAAGAAATGGTGATGGAGGTGGAGATGATGGAATGGTGCATGTTGTTTCATGGATGGATTGTTTAGACCTCAGAGCTCTTGCGGTTCTGGCAAATTCAACTCTGTCAAGCTCAAG CCATCCAGAtttggttttctttcatttctttattcCTGGAGGGAATGAAGACAAAGTGTCTTTCTATAAGCTGAAGGTCTTGTTTCCACATTCAAACCTTGAAATTCATGG GCAAGAGCAGGTTAAAGAAATAATGAGGACTGTTTTTTCTGGGGGACAATATGCTGAACCCAGTTATGAGGAAATAGTACCTTTTATCATACCCACCGTGCACAATTTCTTGAGAAAATTCATATACGTCTCAGCGAATGTAATTATGAAG GCTAGAGTTGAAGAACTAATTGGAGTTGACTTGAACAACTATGCCATAGCAACAGCTGAAGACTGCTCCcgaagattaaaaaattatgtgaatTTAGATGTGTTGGATGCTATTCAGAGATCggcttcaaaggcatgggtatcTGAGACACCTTATGCTAAGGATTTTTGTTTGCCAGACTTCAGCGTACTAGTTATTAATGCGAGGAAATTAGAAAAAGATTTTGTCGAGATCGTCTTATGGTGGAGCAAAGCTCTGAATTTGAGGGAAAG gaccaataaaaaaaatgtagccGTTGCATTAGCACTCTACAATAGTTATCTCAAGCTTTCTTCATCTTGGCTGGTCAAGGATTTCTCATCATCCCAAGTTAACAACAGTATGATTATCCACTACGATGGGCCCAAGACTAGTTGTAAGGAATCCATCAATGGTACTGCCTCGGAATACAGTCATGGCAATGTCTGGACTCGGTACCTTCCTTCAACCTCAGATCGAATCTTGGGCAGCTAG
- the LOC7497534 gene encoding LOB domain-containing protein 4, translating into MKEGSRKQGAPSPCAACKLLRRRCAQDCVFAPYFPADEPQKFANVHKVFGASNVNKMLQELPVHQRGDAVSSMVYEANARVRDPVYGCVGAISSLQQQIDVLQTQLALAQAEVVHLRVRQTATLSNHGPPPASPGNSGSPSSRLMGSQMKPIFDMEMVDHTSLGESMWSC; encoded by the exons ATGAAGGAGGGTAGCAGGAAACAAGGTGCACCCTCACCATGTGCAGCATGCAAGCTTCTAAGGAGAAGATGTGCCCAGGATTGTGTGTTTGCCCCTTATTTTCCAGCAGATGAGCCCCAGAAGTTTGCTAATGTGCACAAGGTTTTCGGTGCTAGTAATGTCAACAAGATGTTACAG GAACTACCAGTGCACCAACGAGGAGATGCGGTTAGCAGCATGGTGTATGAGGCGAATGCCAGGGTGCGCGACCCAGTCTATGGGTGTGTGGGTGCTATATCGTCTTTACAGCAACAAATTGATGTCCTGCAGACCCAGTTGGCACTGGCTCAGGCAGAGGTGGTGCACCTCCGAGTGAGGCAGACAGCAACTCTATCAAACCATGGGCCACCTCCTGCTAGCCCTGGCAATAGTGGGTCGCCTTCCTCTAGGCTCATGGGGTCCCAAATGAAGCCCATTTTTGACATGGAAATGGTGGACCATACCAGCTTGGGAGAGTCAATGTGGTCATGCTAG
- the LOC7465348 gene encoding uncharacterized protein LOC7465348 isoform X2 — MDNRGETLVDNSPEDIRWLCNLSESELDMLITLKSLILHRAKVLGHDELAKKFDSPTLRAVGLFLMEYLKGKVKDLSHVQGLTKLAAFSDCCNLLKGNPGDDSSIEELKASIDIDERRRPIKR; from the exons ATGGATAACAGAGGGGAAACTTTGGTTGATAACAGTCCCGAAGACATACGCTGGCTCTGTAACCTGTCAGAATCGGAGCTT GATATGCTTATTACgttaaaatcattaattctTCATCGGGCAAAGGTACTCGGTCATGATGAACTTGCCAAGAAATTCGATTCGCCGACGCTTCGAGCCGTCG GGCTctttttgatggaatatctgAAAGGAAAGGTTAAAGATTTATCACATGTTCAAGGCTTGACTAAGCTTGCTGCATTCTCGGATTGTTGCAATCTATTAAAAGGTAATCCTGGGGACGACTCCAGCATTGAAGAGCTGAAGGCTTCCATCGATATTGATGAAAGAAGGAGACCAATCAAAAG GTGA
- the LOC7465348 gene encoding uncharacterized protein LOC7465348 isoform X1, producing the protein MDNRGETLVDNSPEDIRWLCNLSESELDMLITLKSLILHRAKVLGHDELAKKFDSPTLRAVGLFLMEYLKGKVKDLSHVQGLTKLAAFSDCCNLLKGNPGDDSSIEELKASIDIDERRRPIKRAGEEATKQKKQRL; encoded by the exons ATGGATAACAGAGGGGAAACTTTGGTTGATAACAGTCCCGAAGACATACGCTGGCTCTGTAACCTGTCAGAATCGGAGCTT GATATGCTTATTACgttaaaatcattaattctTCATCGGGCAAAGGTACTCGGTCATGATGAACTTGCCAAGAAATTCGATTCGCCGACGCTTCGAGCCGTCG GGCTctttttgatggaatatctgAAAGGAAAGGTTAAAGATTTATCACATGTTCAAGGCTTGACTAAGCTTGCTGCATTCTCGGATTGTTGCAATCTATTAAAAGGTAATCCTGGGGACGACTCCAGCATTGAAGAGCTGAAGGCTTCCATCGATATTGATGAAAGAAGGAGACCAATCAAAAG AGCAGGTGAAGAGGCAACCAAACAGAAGAAACAGAGATTATGA